The Candidatus Zixiibacteriota bacterium genomic interval TGGCGGAGTCTGGCCGAAACCGTGGGGGTTCTATGCTGTCGCCCTCGTTTACGGTCTCTTCTGGGCTCTCTCCCGCACGGAATTGGGCATGCCGTCAATCTTGGCTCCTATCTTCAAGTCGGCTTTCATCCGGACACCGATAATTGTGATTGAAAGCCTGTTGATACTGGGATTCACCGGTCTAATAGGTGGTTATATGCTCTCACTGTACGAGTATCGGGGTCCATACTGGATGGTGTACTACGGCAAAGGGCGCTTGAAAAAGCTACACTTTATGGTAGGCGCCATTTCCGGAATGATTGTTGTCGAACTGTTTTTTGATATTTTCTACCTGATCGAATGGATGGTTGGCAAACTGCTGTAATATTGTTGATCTTCGTAGAGCAAGTCCGCCATTGGCGGACTTAGACTCCTGTCATCTTCGCGACAGTCGTGCGCGGCAGATGCCTTCATCTGCCCGGACTGTCAACTTCGTTTCATATTATTCGGAAATAGTCTTCGACCTCCCCGTCGAAGTTTTGCCCTATCGGATGCATTCCCTGTGGACGTCTCCCCGCTACGTTCCTCCCCGGTTGTGTTCTCCCCTGATGTCTCCCCTGTTGTTTCCTCCCCGGTCGTCATTCTCCCGTTGCGGGTCATCCCCAATGGGACCCTCCCATCGGCTGACATGTGGACTTTTCAGTCGACCTTCAGCCTGATTATTGTATCGGCTGACGGGTGGAAACTTTAATGGGTGATGGGGATTTTTTTGTGGACTGGCAGAAGCTATGGAGTGAGCAGGTCGAATTCCCCTGCCCGATAGGGTCTCCGCTATCGGCGGGGAGGTTTCGACATCTTGAATTGTGGAATTGCAACCCGGTATGTCGAAACCACAAGGGATTTCGACCTACCGCTATTGACACATACACATATATATTGCATATTCATCGGCGGGTGATAGCGGGAGGAAATGCAATAGTGCGCAGCGTGCTGCAATTTCCCACAGAAACATTATGACTAACATCAGGCGATACCACCGGAAGGACGATCTGATCTTTCTAACGCATGTGACCCATGAGCGCATGCCTATCCTTCTGGATAATTCGGACCTGTTGCTCGATTCACTGGCGAGACACACAAAGACCTGGTCAGCAGAGGTTCTCGCATGGGTGATCCTTCCGGATCATTTCCATCTGCTACTTGACATCAGGCAGAGCGAGCTGTCATCGCTTATGCGGAAGGTCAAATTGAGTTTTTCTGCTGGTTATCGCATACGTCAAGCACTTGATCGCGGTAGAGTCTGGCAAAACCGGTTTTACGATCATATTATCCGTGACGCAGATGACCTGAACAGGCATATCGATTACATCCATTACAACCCGGTCAAACATGGATTGGTCCATAAGCCAATAGAATATGCCGCGTCATCGCTTGGTGATTTTAGTGCTCGCGGTTATTATTCGCGTGACTGGGGGGAGCACTTCAAAATAGACACTACTATCGAATACGGGGAGTAGGTCGAAATCCCCTGCCCGATAGGGTCTCCGCTATCGGCGGGGAGGTTTCGACATCTTGAATTGTGGATTTGGAACCCGGTATGTCGAAACCACAAGGGATTTCGACCTACTGATTCTTGACGGAGCGGGGCAAAAGCAAACCCTCCCGCTGATTTATAAGAATTATATATGCTTTTCTCTATAATCTGTCAAAGACATTTTTGCGGCGGTTGGGGCAGATGAGGGCATCTGCCGCCCACGATCCCACAGCAAGCTGCGGGGCACCCGAGGGAAGGCTCCTGCCCTACAGGAAGTAACCTACAAGAAATGTCTACAAGAAAAAAAAGCCCTCTGTTTCCAGAGGGCTTAATTTAACCCGGCAGCTTTCTACTCTCCCACACGGTCTCCCGAGCAGTACCATCGACGTAGACGGGCTTAACTACTGTGTTCGGAATGGGAACAGGTGTGACCCCGTCGCTATCGCTACCGAGAATTTTCATAGAGTTTTTCGTTGATACAAATGTATCACCCAACAGGCTGCATAACAGAATGCAGATCTCAAGTAAATTTTAATCGGTTAAGCCGCCCGACCTATTAGTATCACTCGACTAAACACATTGCTGTGCGTACATCTGTGACCTATCAACCTGGTCATCTTCCAGGGGTCTTAGGAGGTCTTACGACCTGGGAAATCTAATCTTGGAGTGGGCTTAGCACTTAGATGCTTTCAGCGCTTATCCCT includes:
- a CDS encoding transposase, whose amino-acid sequence is MTNIRRYHRKDDLIFLTHVTHERMPILLDNSDLLLDSLARHTKTWSAEVLAWVILPDHFHLLLDIRQSELSSLMRKVKLSFSAGYRIRQALDRGRVWQNRFYDHIIRDADDLNRHIDYIHYNPVKHGLVHKPIEYAASSLGDFSARGYYSRDWGEHFKIDTTIEYGE